One genomic segment of Carbonactinospora thermoautotrophica includes these proteins:
- a CDS encoding putative leader peptide, producing the protein MSRISLVQRLHVDLQRVASAACPSSLH; encoded by the coding sequence GTGAGTCGGATTTCGCTGGTGCAACGGCTGCATGTGGACCTGCAGCGGGTCGCCAGCGCCGCCTGTCCGAGCTCCCTTCACTAG